A window of the Dermatophagoides farinae isolate YC_2012a chromosome 2, ASM2471394v1, whole genome shotgun sequence genome harbors these coding sequences:
- the LOC124497520 gene encoding uncharacterized protein LOC124497520: MIVVVYMCHKIFGQLLKRKMFEQYCLETSQNQTIRFSDYKKFYPSVVDGEIQTINSTESSYRCHLHSAIFSTEFYNYENRSFVCSPFIEICKILIGHYNCSLTFILPEENFGGHYVNGTFTGILKLISEKVADFIPHFFALHSNRDQILDNTILSHSAYEVSIVSHQSYIPNTNPLQVFQTFTWEIWLLLFIGFICYTILLLVADLIIIDQHLSTNSLFDFNFILFRTLIGQSLSKFTFISEQRKSIHLLRNSLLIWILATLLLRQLFSNDVVASLLSKKEQIIDHFVQLVENVRRNKDYRIMVESKSSTEKFFLSKFPQLKYRSIELDHNDITDPGTIVKLMKGKHVLIVDRWRAYMLKIMYKKFDLHVSKENFGLTFGSIAIRKNLHYSSRIMLTKMFRQIFQNGIINKLSRDFHKYQLNRKLIQKKINKTIEHEDDGARQLAAINKELADDHMEDDQEYLNHRIMSLIYIHILGLTFSLIVFIAELIYSFVLEKILYKDR; this comes from the exons atgattgttgttgtctataTGTGTCATAAGATTTTTGGACAAttgttgaaaagaaaaatgtttgaacaaTATTGTTTGGAAACAagtcaaaatcaaacaataagATTTTCCGAttataaaaaattctatCCATCAGTAGTAGATGGcgaaattcaaacaatcaattcgACGGAATCATCTTATCGATGTCATTTACATTCAGCAATATTTTCAACAGAA ttttacaattatgaaaatcgttcttttgtttgttcaccaTTTATTGAAATATGTAAAATTCTTATTGGTCATTACAATTGTAG TCTGACATTCATATTGCCTGAAGAAAATTTCGGTGGACATTACGTTAATGGAACATTTACAGGAATCTTAAAACTGATTTCGGAAAAAGTAGCCGATTTTATACCACATTTTTTTGCTCTACATAGTAATCGTGATCAAATTCTTGACAATACAATTTTATCACATTCAGCATACGAAGTATCGATTGTTAGTCATCAGAGTTATATTCCGAATACGAATCCATTACAAgtttttcaaacattcacATGGGAAATATGGCTATTATTGTTTATAGGATTTATTTGTTATACCATACTGTTATTGGTTGCTGatttaatcattattgatcaacattTATCGACAAATagtttatttgatttcaatttcattttatttcgcACGCTCATTGGACAAAGTTTGTCaaaatttacattcatttctGAACAACGAAAATCTATACATTTATTACGTAACTCCTTGTTGATATGGATTCTGgctacattattattacgacaATTATTCTCAAATGATGTAGTAGCATCACTGTTATCTAAAAAAGAACAGATTAtcgatcattttgttcaattagTTGAGAATGTTCGACGAAATAAAGATTACCGTATCATGGTTGAAAgtaaatcatcaacagaaaaattttttctttcg aaatttCCTCAACTTAAATACCGATCAATTGAGcttgatcataatgatattaCTGATCCTGGAACGAttgtaaaattgatgaaaggCAAACAtgtattgattgttgatcgTTGGAGAGCTTAtatgttgaaaataatgtaTAAAAAATTCGATCTACATGTatcgaaagaaaatttcgGTCTAACATTTGGTAGTATAGCTATACgtaaaaatttacattattCATCAAGAATTATGTTGACGAAAATGTTtcgacaaatttttcaaaatggaataatcaataaattgagTAGGGATTTTCATAAATATCAATTAAATCGAAAAttaattcagaaaaaaatcaataaaactATCGAACATGAAGATGATGGCGCCAGACAACTTGCAGCCATAAATAAAGAATTAGCTGATGACCATATGGAAGATGATCAAGAATATCTAAACCATAGAATTATGTCACTCATTTATATTCACATTTTAGGCCTTACATTTTCgttgattgtttttattgctgaattaatttattcgtttgtattagaaaaaattttatacaaAGATAGATGA
- the IntS1 gene encoding LOW QUALITY PROTEIN: integrator complex subunit 1 (The sequence of the model RefSeq protein was modified relative to this genomic sequence to represent the inferred CDS: deleted 1 base in 1 codon), which translates to MSNKRGNKKHMAPLSQDLFALGATTSAPTSQVKLPAKRNEPFQAPISSMSPKRPKLNSPISQSMIGSSSSLVQPSQQVQPASQQSKLRSWEEKAIIVPTTELKDKILQYDSESDSEEMIERLLCGAVKQLREQKTKPDSCLVFTLLYLAKIRPLFFCSNIIVEAFASLLSREHLFYFKTKNNMVPVLLINLFYHAFHDENSWPELFIRLYVEDSLGDRIWVDNEECKDFVEIIVASFRTKLPPKSLLQTSDVLNITTKHQMESSPNLTLSGSSSIGGEDSVGEESCSSTTSLFCEQNRDIGQQPITSRYLDNEPEIIQYVVEVINENLLRRQTISDVSRNMLKLLIATAGLRNVRLLVAQKLELWFQNPKLTRPAQDLLLTIFLNCDEKDIDTLNHLLKIRLKQKPYISHFCVCFKELLQQKNGTFDIVMRILLTNELNGIRNLNNIQMLSIMFQHNSLDAAKILAKFFISTIFTKEDHLRLLRSLLREIVRSLKSEPINYYCFVSTLIYEFRRVMLDNNIKFDYSREKVINEVVDIITMTIFLSVNQNIRESFARPERKEIMRAFQMNITLVQSETIAWIKEITYNKLGLEDKESLLRILRKLLILEPMDFYCKLDNWPQETERLNIYRITSEGIPLAEESVKNILSMGFHPEVSLSLQDGFELIWTLIHHATMNFDGDMNHPVLLFTDPKIIDLLFSCCEYVCPDNAPLPENYQPPKLARVDLYWKVWFMLVIIAAHLPSTFGKSAWNAFPTFQTLIEMAITNCFQFPPKSMDNDEMQNKILQYNQFEKMKILEFESYLARDQEINESNSYLISSLITLDPCSIPRRPPNPILNDYKLLCTNNTNYRLCHLLCQSREPDFLLIIIDKQQNHISSNSSQFYHSSLNWLIDLVESYESNYGLLPVQCLCEFLLKQVAEEAHVQSANSGADISKLEKVKKKEKRRKLIRLIAYFQDDIVQAANSGKLSNAFEYLIHHLSHPRSTTRMLAYKALYVIASINVGKYLQMLDDNLIPSLFANESVAWFRTNLIKFLKSDLQIQAMCTALNAALSEESNTSLICDYLEFIAEYVKNPDEMLVQKCSSLLIQRKKIAMHIVKYSDHKFKQRFLHSLFKIYWLYLESLMATNKIVRPMEGKKYVYLKFPNIGQRIMIDSGLIHSIILSLSFVDDDFEFSDYYDNLAQHFLDEPYPQIFTDVEMKQPESLIPDWLISRLLSTESTKIVALLFENVKIENIIPYMNSYGISTIVLQTALQAFDKLTAAESKIIKNLNFDRSKLLASFHVFWSKNITAGFKFAKIHLNYKAGSDDTEDVEMNELPKKRDDQKSSQESSFRSETFRKDDVIKMFVDKDFKRLTFLTRQIAAELNDSSVKTKKLTKQFLSEFFNSIEDVTDNIISGTFNSIFNVIIISAVKDSKHFGLNSELTNIKKELSSLDVENIESTMLWKCFDRFLHKDGTKTKKSKLQKKKVSSSSSSSKTWTKALEEFLNKKDQIKAQTSEKWIDIYMDLAYDKFYRKDIDSENFGPHLQTTIFSRNRPYFLSQLLHKSNFSTLNDCIRFILNPDLCLNPTAVLDFLGICIELPKLWIGRENDSQKVQKHEDVLDLNGKQIHCLIDYVLQENAISNRIDLIMRTCCITTYKTEMVIHFLKNFQQNQKESIRNELFTRIYLQIPSIGLELKLSDDHVCMLQKLPSFMDKITHNLITSFMYVETNGSTLSISSPQQFIYWGDALLKIASEHPLLFLRQLPMIPAMLRGKVNVVHYDIFKSLNILKIFTKLLNILNLLRPWLWNHNVNGVEQLLNLYMDMFLSYYQLPRQQDSNHELQPLILQFLHLLDDWNKNDSESCSHWIQLHKNDLNELCTAYPNEKNFFESIMSGVPLPNETELIIASQDYRSLEMKLKQSNRLSNEIIATTLSDVNRFVDRYPLLGENFLNSIQSYYSNPYFCELSFTITLKTLQTNPSTVRTIISSFVKCLHNESATVVKNAMVIIPEFVLLAQDYRYTLLRKVFDLAISGDSNATLALIESFRALNSQIGC; encoded by the exons atgtcaaaCAAACGTGGCAATAAAAAACATATGGCTCCATTGAGTCAGGATCTTTTTGCTCTTGGTG CCACTACATCTGCACCAACAAGTCAGGTAAAATTACCGGCTAAACGAAATGAACCATTTCAAGCtccaatatcatcaatgtcaCCAAAACGACCGAAATTAAATTCACCGATatcacaatcaatgattggatcgtcatcatcgttggtTCAACCATCGCAACAGGTTCAACCTGCATCACAGCAATCAAAACTTCGATCATGGGAAGAGAAAGCCATTATCGTACCGACAACCGAATTGAAAGATAAAATCTTACAATATGATAGTGAATCCGATTCCGAAGAAATGATCGAACGTTTATTATGTGGTGCAGTGAAACAATTACGtgaacagaaaacaaaaccagaTTCTTGTTTGGTTTTTACATTGCTTTATCTGGCCAAAATACGGCCattatttttctgttcaaaCATTATTGTCGAAGCATTCGCATCATTATTAAGTCGTGaacatttgttttatttcaaaacaaaaaacaatatggTTCCAGTATTACTTATAAATCTATTTTATCATGCatttcatgatgaaaattcatggCCCGAATTATTCATCCGATTATATGTTGAAGATTCACTTGGTGATCGAATCTGGGTAGATAATGAAGAATGTAaagattttgttgaaataattGTTGCATCATTTCGTACGAAACTGCCGCCTAAATCATTGCTACAAACATCAGATGTTTTGAATATAACAACCAAACATCAGATGgaatcatcaccaaatcTTACACTTAGtggttcatcatccattGGTGGTGAAGATAGTGTTGGAGAAGAATCatgttcatcaacaacgtCATTATTTTGTGAACAAAATCGTGATATTGGTCAACAACCAATAACATCCAGATATTTGGATAATGAACCagaaattattcaatatgtTGTCGAagttatcaatgaaaatcttttacGACGACAAACCATTAGTGATGTTAGCCGTAATATGCTTAAATTATTGATAGCAACAGCTGGTTTACGAAATGTTCGTTTATTGGTTGCACAAAAATTAGAGTTATGGTTTCAGAATCCAAAACTTACAAGACCAGCACAAGATCTTCTATTAACGATATTCTTGAATTGTGATGAGAAAGATATTGAtacattgaatcatttgttgaaaattcgtttgaaacaaaaaccataTATTAGtcatttttgtgtttgtttcaaaGAATTACTACAACAAAAGAATGGTACATTCGATATTGTTATGCGAATATTGCTCACCAACGAATTGAATGGTATTCGTAATTTAAACAACATACAAATGTTATCCATTATGTTTCAACATAATTCATTGGATGCTGCGAAAATTTTggccaaatttttcatatcaacaattttcacCAAAGAAGATCATCTCCGATTATTACGTTCATTACTTCGTGAAATTGTTCGATCACTGAAATCTGAGCcgataaattattattgttttgtttctacaTTGATCTATGAATTTCGTCGTGTTATGTtggacaacaacataaaatttgattattcacGTGAAAAAGTGATCAATGAAGTTGTCGATATTATAACGATGACGATATTTTTATCggtcaatcaaaatattcgTGAATCATTTGCACGGCCTGaacgaaaagaaattatGCGTGCATTTCAGATGAACATTACACTTGTACAAAGTGAAACGATTGCATGGATCAAAGAGATTACATATAATAAACTTGGTCTTGAAGATAAAGAATCGTTGCTACGAATTTTGCGTAAATTATTAATACTCGAACCTATGGATTTCTATTGTAAACTTGATAATTGGCCGCAAGAAACTGAACGTCTTAACATTTATCGTATAACCAGTGAAGGGATCCCATTGGCCGAAGAATCGGTAAAAAATATCCTGTCAATGGGTTTTCATCCTGAAGTTTCCCTTTCACTACAAGATGGTTTCGAACTAATATGGACATTAATACATCATGCAACCATGAATTTTGATGGCGATATGAATCATCCGGTATTATTGTTTACCGATCCGAAAATTATCGACCTGTTATTCAGTTGTTGTGAATACGTATGTCCGGATAATGCTCCATTGCCGGAAAATTATCAGCCACCTAAATTGGCTCGTGTCGATCTTTATTGGAAAGTTTGGTTCATGCTTGTTATTATTGCTGCTCATCTACCATCGACATTTGGCAAATCAGCATGGAATGCATTTCCAACATTTCAAACTTTAATCGAAATGGCCATTacaaattgttttcaatttccacCCAAAAGTAtggacaatgatgaaatgcaAAACAAGATCCtacaatataatcaatttgaaaagatgaaaattcttgaattcgAATCATATTTGGCACGTGATCAAGagataaatgaatcaaatagtTATCTGATTTCATCGTTAATAACATTGGATCCATGTTCAATACCACGACGGCCACCAAATccaatattgaatgattataaattattatgtACAAACAATACAAATTATCGTCTATGTCATTTGCTATGTCAAAGTCGTGAACCAGATTTTCTgttgataatcatcgataaacaacagaatcatatttcatcaaattcatcacaattttatcattcatcacTGAATTGGTTAATTGATCTAGTAGAATCATATGAAAGTAATTATGGTCTACTACCTGTTCAATGTTTATGCGAATTTCTATTGAAACAGGTTGCCGAAGAAGCACATGTACAATCGGCAAACAGTGGCGCCGATATAAGTAAATTggaaaaagtcaaaaaaaaagaaaaacgacgAAAATTGATTCGTTTGATTGCCTATTTTCAGGATGATATTGTTCAAGCAGCAAATTCAGGAAAATTAAGTAATGCATTCGAATAtctaattcatcatttaagcCATCCACGTTCTACGACACGAATGTTGGCCTATAAAGCATTATATGTAATTGCATCGATTAATGTGGGAAAATATCTACAAATGttggatgataatttaatacCTTCATTGTTTGCCAATGAATCCGTTGCTTGGTTTCGTAcgaatttgataaaatttctAAAATCTGATCTACAAATTCAAGCCATGTGTACTGCATTGAATGCTGCATTATCGGAAGAATCGAATACATCGCTTATCTGTGATTATTTGGAATTTATTGCTGAATATGTTAAGAATCCAGATGAAATGCTTGTtcaaaaatgttcatcattattgatacaacgaaaaaaaattgccatgCATATCGTTAAATATTCTGATcataaattcaaacaaagaTTTCTTCATTCTTTATTTAAAATCTATTGGCTTTATTTGGAATCATTAATGGCCACGAATAAAATCGTTCGTCCTATGGAAGGAAAGAAATATGTTTATCTAAAATTCCCCAATATTGGTCAACGAATTATGATCGATTCTGGATTGatacattcaataattttatcattatcatttgttgatgatgattttgaattttccgattattatgataatctTGCACAACATTTTTTGGATGAACCATATCCACAAATATTCACCGATGTCGAAATGAAACAACCGGAATCGCTTATACCAGATTGGCTTATATCACGTCTTTTATCAACTGAATCGACGAAAATTGTTGCacttttgtttgaaaatgtaaaaattgaaaacatcatTCCTTATATGAATTCATATGGTATATCGACCATTGTTTTGCAAACAGCATTGCAAGCATTTGATAAACTGACTGCAgctgaatcaaaaataatcaaaaatttaaattttgatcgATCCAAACTGTTGGCttcatttcatgttttttggAGTAAAAATATTACTGCTGGATTTAAATTTgccaaaattcatttgaattataaAGCTGGCAGTGATGATACTGAAgatgttgaaatgaatgaattgccCAAAAAAcgtgatgatcaaaaatcttcacaagaatcatcatttcgcTCAGAAACATTTCGTAAAGATGATGTGATTAAAATGTTTGTGGATAAAGATTTCAAACGGCTAACATTTCTTACACGACAAATTGCTGCCGAACTTAATGATTCGTCcgtgaaaacgaaaaaattgactaaacaatttttatccgaatttttcaattcaatcgaaGATGTAACCGACAATATAATCAGTGGTAcattcaattccattttcaatgtgATTATCATTTCTGCGGTTAAAGATAGTAAACATTTTGGattgaattctgaattgacgaatattaaaaaagaattatcatcacttgatgtggaaaatattgaatcaacaatGTTGTGGAAATGTTTTGATCGTTTCCTACATAAAGATGgtacaaaaacgaaaaaatcaaaattacaaaagaaaaaagtttcatcatcatcgtcatcgtcaaaAACATGGACCAAAGCATTGGAAGAATttctaaataaaaaagatcaaATAAAAGCACAAACATCGGAAAAATGGATTGACATCTATATGGATTTAGCTTATGATAAATTTTATCGAAAAGATATTGATTCTGAAAATTTTGGTCCCCATTTACAAACGACCATTTTCTCACGTAATCGTCCATATTTTCTTTCACAATTGTTacataaatcaaatttttccacCCTTAATGATTGTATACGATTCATATTGAATCCAGATTTATGTTTAAATCCAACAGCTGTATTGGATTTCCTTGGTATTTGTATTGAATTACCAAAATTATGGATTGGTCGTGAAAATGATTCACAAAAAGTGCAGAAACATGAAGATGTACTCGATTTGAATGGCAAACAAATTCACTGTCTTATTGATTATGTTCTACAAGAGAATGCCATATCGAATCGTATCGATTTAATTATGCGTACTTGTTGTATTACCACATACAAAACAGAAAtggtcattcattttctcaaaaattttcaacaa aaTCAGAAGGAATCTATACGAAATGAATTGTTCACTAGAATTTATCTACAGATACCTAGCATAGGATTAGAGTTGAAATTATCTGATGATCATGTTTGCATGTTGCAAAAATTGCCAAGTTTTATGGATAAAATCACTCATAATCTAATCACATCATTCATGTATGTCGAAACCAATGGATCAACATTATCGATATCATCACCacaacaatttatttattgggGTGATGCATTGTTAAAAATTGCCTCGGAacatccattattatttttgcgTCAATTACCAATGATACCAGCAATGCTTCGTGGTAAAGTTAATGTTGTTCATTATGATATATTCAAAAgtttgaatatattgaaaatattcaccAAATTATTGAACATTCTAAATCTTTTACGTCCATGGTTATGGAATCACAATGTTAATGGTGTAGAACAATTATTAAATCTTTATATGGATATGTTTCTATCATATTATCAGCTACCACGACAACAAGATTCAAATCATGAACTACAGCCATTAATACTGCAATTTCTGCATCTACTAGATGattggaataaaaatgattccgAATCATGTAGTCATTGGATTCAATTGCATAAAAATGATCTTAACGAATTATGCACAGCatatccaaatgaaaaaaattttttcgaatcaatcatGTCCGGTGTACCGTTACCAAATGAAACAGAATTAATCATTGCTAGCCAAGATTATCGTTCattagaaatgaaattaaaacaatctaatcgattatcaaatgaaattatagCAACAACATTGAGTGATGTAAATCGATTTGTTGATAGATATCCATTATTGGGTGAAAATTTTCTG aATTCCATACAATCATATTATTCGAATCCATATTTTTGtgaattatcattcacaattacattgaaaacattacAAACAAATCCATCTACAGTGCGaacaatcatatcatcatttgttaaaTGTTTACACAATGAATCGGCTACCGTTGTTAAAAATGCAATGGTAATAATACcagaatttgttttattgGCTCAAg ATTATCGTTATACATTGTTACGGAAAGTTTTCGATTTAGCAATTAGTGGTGATTCCAATGCAACTTTAGCACTTATTGAAAGTTTTCGTGCCTTAAATTCACAGATTGGctgttga